In Sedimentibacter sp. MB31-C6, one genomic interval encodes:
- a CDS encoding cobalamin B12-binding domain-containing protein → MSKQIRVLVAKPGLDGHDRGAKLIARALRDAGMEVIYTGLRQTPEQIVAAAIQEDVNVIGMSILSGAHNHLFPKVVELLKEQGVNDILVVGGGVIPDDDIPGLKDAGIAEIFTPGTTTTKMIEYIKSNVK, encoded by the coding sequence ATGAGTAAACAAATCAGAGTTTTAGTAGCTAAACCAGGTCTTGATGGACATGATAGAGGAGCAAAGTTAATTGCACGAGCTTTAAGAGATGCTGGAATGGAAGTTATATATACAGGTTTAAGACAAACACCTGAACAAATAGTTGCAGCAGCTATTCAAGAAGATGTTAATGTAATAGGAATGAGTATATTGTCTGGAGCACATAATCATTTATTCCCAAAAGTTGTTGAGCTTTTAAAAGAACAAGGAGTTAATGATATTTTAGTAGTTGGAGGCGGTGTAATTCCTGATGATGATATACCAGGATTAAAAGATGCTGGTATTGCAGAAATATTTACTCCAGGAACAACTACTACAAAGATGATAGAATACATTAAAAGTAACGTTAAATGA